GGCAGCGAATCATCAAGCACCCTTGCGCCAAACGCCACAGGGTCGTTGTAGACATTCAGAATGGGAAATATTATCCTGTTTCTGAATACGTCATATCCGCCGCCTGTGTCGCCTTTCTTGCAAATCCAGGCTTTGTATATAAGTTCTTCTGAATACCCTTTTGATTTTAACAGGCCGAATAATCCCGAACCCGGGGGCGCGTAGCCAAGCATAAATTCATCCACAGTTTCCTGTGAAATACCGCGCGCCTTGATATATTCTTTGGCGGCAGGATTTTTTTCCAGGTTTTCCCTGAAATAATCCAAAGCTGCTTTATTGATGGCTATTATTTTTTCACGCTCATCAAACTTTCCGCCCGTGTACTGCTGTTCTTCAATCTGTATGCCGGAGCGCCTTGCAAGAAGCCTTACCGCTTCCACAAAGTTCAGGTTCTCCTGTTTTTGAATGAACGTAAATACGTTTCCGCCGGCGCCGCAGCCAAAGCAGTGATATATCTGCTTGTCAGGGCTGACCATAAACGACGCGGTCTTTTCGCCGTGAAAAGGGCACCTTGCCTTAAAATTGCTCCCGGATTTCTTAAGTTCCAGATATTCGGAAAGCACTTCAACTATGTCGCTTGCGCTTTTTATGTCCTCTATCTTTTCGGGCGGTATCATATGTGTGAACCCGTTATTGCCTTTTCTACAGCGGTTAAAAGCCTGTTTTTATCCTCATCCGTAAAAGCATGCGGCCCTTTAATTCTTATTTTTCCTGTTTTCTTTCTGCGCGACTTTTTTGCTTTTGACGCGGCTTCCATGGCGCCGCGCGCCGTGTCCGCGTCAAGCAGAAACCCGCGGCTGTTTATCGTAATTACGCCTTTGCCCTGCAGCACGTATGCCAGCGGGCTGTCCTGCGTTATGGCTATGTCGCCCGGCTGCGCTATGTTCATTATTTTTATGTCCGCCGCCTGAGGCTCGCTTTCAACATTTATAATCTCTTCGCCGTCTTCTTTTTCCGTGTGGTGCGCAAAGCTCATTACCGACACCGCTTTTATTCCGCGCGCTTTGGCAAGTTTTATGATTTCTTTCCTGCAGGGCTGCGCGTCCGCGTCTATTACTATTTTCACTTACGTTTAAACCTTATAAAACCGGAGCTGTCCACCACATTAAGCTTTCCGCATTTCTTTTCTATAGCATCCAGCACAATGTTCATTCCAACCACGTCAGAAGAAATATGCCCGGCTATGACAACGTTCAAATTTGCTTTTTCAAGTTCTTTCTTGTGGTCAGCCGAAAAATGCATGCCCACTATTGTGTCCACGCCCGCGGCCGCTATTTTTTCATAAATTTCCTTGGGGCCTTCCGTGCCGCCTGTCATATCCACCATTACTTTCTTAACAGAGCGGTCCTTATTGCCTACAAGTATTTCCGGGCCGTTGCCCCTTTTCGCGTATTCCTTATATTCAGGTTCTTCCATCAGCATGTCTATAATATCGGATACTTTTTTTGGTTTTTCGGAATCAAACCTTTTCTGCAGGTACTTTACAACGCTATTATCAGCCGGCGTGTGCATGTTCATCATGGATATATTCAGGAGCTTTGCCGCGTCCTGTACCCTGTAATGGTTGCCGGCGCTTACGCGCTCTCCCACTTCTTTTTTTCTTTTATCAAGCAGCGCTTCAGAGGCGGCTATGTTTACCCCGAAACTGTTAAAGATATCCGCCTGCATGGACATTACCTCATAAAAGTTCACCATGGCGCACCCTTCGGGGTGGTGGGCGATAACCGCGTCTATCTTCATCCCTTTTTCATTAAGCCTGTCCATTAAAAGCAGTTCGGGAACTTCCATATCTATTCCCACAAGCACGGTCTTTATATTGTTGCCCGCGTCGTGAAGTATCCTGGAATCGGCGTAAGGGTTATACAGTTTTTGCGTATCATAGTATTTTTTACGGTCAGGGCTTAAGCCGGAATATTTTTTTGAAGTTTCTTTTAATATCGCATTTACAGCTGCAGCGCCGCGTGGGTCATTGTTTATCCCTGTTTCCACAGCTGCTTTATATATTTCGGTAAGTTTCATAGGTCCCTCCGCGTCATGGTTTTGAAACGTAACTGTTTCCCTTTATGTAAAATCTCCACTTTAAATTCAGCCCGGTCTTTATGCCTATTCTGCTTTTGGCTGCAACGCTGAACTTTTCTTTTGGCCCGTCGCATACATATATTTCATTTTTCATCAAATCCGCTTTATTCTGTTCTTTTCCTATTGCCATTGCCTGCGTAAACTTTGCCGGCCCGTTGGTAAGATTTATGCCTTCGGCATTTCTGTTCTTCTTCATTTCTTTTATTCCGCTTACAGGTTCTACCGCCCTGATAAGGACAGCTGCCGCAATACCTTCAGGCTCCGTGACTATGTTAAAAAGGTGGTGATTTCCGTAACAGAAGTAAACGTAAGCCCGCCCCGGTGGACCAAACATAACTTCGTTTCTTGGCGTTCTTTTTTTAAACGCGTGGCTTCCGGGATCTTTTTTCCCCCTGTACGCTTCGGTTTCAACTATTTTCGCGGCCATAATAACCGCTCCCTGTCTGCGCACCAGATATTTTCCAAGAAGCGCTTTGGCTGCGCTTACAGAATTCTGAAGATAAAAACCGGCTTTAATTTTTCTTAACTTCAATTTATTTAAGAAACTCTTTGACAATAACACCTATTTTAGTGCCGTCTGCCCTGCCTTTTACCTTTGGCATTACGGCGCCCATTACTTTTCCCATTTCCTTGGCTGACTGCGCGTTTACCGCGGTAATTGTCTCTTTGACAATTTCCCTTAATTCATCATCGGTAAGCTGCTTGGGAAGGTATCCCATTATGATTTCAAGTTCCTGTTTTTCTTTTTCCGCCAGTTCCGGCCTGTTGCCTTTTGTGAAGCTTTCAATGGATTCGTTGTGGGCTTTGGATAAAGAAAAGATGACGGAGACGATATCGTCATCCGTCATCTCTTTTTTTAACTTTATCTCTGCGTTCATGACAGCGGTCTTTATCTGCCTTATTACGGCAGTTTTAGTTTCGTCTTTCGCTTTCATGGACGCTTTTAAATCTTCTGACAGTTTTTCGTTTAAGCTCATTTCTTTATGGGCCTTTTTTTCTTGCGTTTTTTGCTGGCAGCCCACATTTTCTGTTTCTTTCTTACTGACGGCGGTTCGTAATACTCCCTTTTCTTCATTTCCTGAAGAATACCGGCGTCCTGCACTTTTTTCTTAAAGCGCTTCATTGCGTCGTCTAAGCTTTCATTTTCCTTTATTGAAATCTCAGCCATGTAAAATAATCCCTCCAAACTGTTCTGGAATAAAATTTTTCCCTGTATTTACAGCAATTAACATAAATACAAAGTCAAAAAAAAGCAAAAATTGCTTTGAACAATTATACAGATTATGCGACGGAAAGTCAATAAATAGATAAAGCCCATACATAAGCCCATAGATAATAAGCCATATCCCATAAATAATGATTAAATGCCTATTTTGGGATTATTTAATAGATAAATAATGCCTTTTCATCTAACTACACGGCATGTATTGCGCCTTATTCTTATGTTCAGCCTTGGTAGACGCGGGTCTTCAGCCCGCGGTAGTTTGTTTTGGATTTAAGTACTGGTAGGCGCGCCTTTTAAGGCGCGGCAGTTGCTTTAAAAATTATTAAAAAAACGCGCGGGCTAAAGACCCGCGTCTACCAAACCACTCTCACGAGCTGCTTCTTTTACCCGATTTTGCTTATCAAATTATGAAACTGTATTTGTTTGTATTATAAAAACCGGCGTATTTTATATCAATTTTAGAACAAGGCGTTTATTAACGCCATGGGCTATTTTTGAGAGCGTGGCAACTTCCGCGTTTTCCCCATTGTCAAAAACCCGCGATACCACCTGTGGTTTTAAACCCGCCTTTTTTGCCAGAGCGTATTTGGTCATATGTTTTTTATCAAGTTCTTTTTCAACGCTTGATAAAAAATCACACAAAGCCAATTCATCTTTAAATTCGCTCTGCGAAACATTAATATTATCAAAAAAATTCTTAACATTTTCTTTCTTTGCGGTTGTAACCTGTTTTTTTGTAAGTTTCATATCATTTTCTCCCTTCTCTTGCTATTCTTATTTTTTCTGCCGTTTCATACTCTCTTTGGTTTGTCTTTTTGTTTCCGCGTTCATAAAAAGTATGTATTATCTGCGCAGACTTGCCTTTCCAATAAAACAACATCCTGAATTCAATATTGTGAAAATGCGGCCTTAATTCAAATAAGCCCTTGTATCCTTCCACCTTGTCCATATATTGCGAAGGAAGATTAAAACCGCGCAATTCAAGCAGCTCAATATATACTTTAATCTTCTTTTTAAGCCCTTCTTCTTTTATTTCCTGTACCGCTTCTAAAACCGCTTCGGTCATGTCATAAGAAAACAGATTCATGTTAACTCCTTTCAAAGTATACAATTTAAATTGTATAGTGTCAAGTTATTATGATTTAAAGCGTGATTTTTTACCAAACCCTCCCACAGGGCATTGCATAAATCTAAAACCACGCGCCCTAAAAGGACGCGGCTACCAAATCTTACATTTAAATTCACTTCCGTGGGCTGAAGACCCGCGTGTACCAAACCACTCTCTTTAACTGCCGAGCTGATTCTTTTACCCGCTTCTGCTTATCTGCTTATTGCTTAACCCTCTATTCTTTTCATTCCCCGGCACCGACATCAGAACTCCATTATCTTT
The sequence above is a segment of the Candidatus Goldiibacteriota bacterium HGW-Goldbacteria-1 genome. Coding sequences within it:
- a CDS encoding YaiI/YqxD family protein; the encoded protein is MKIVIDADAQPCRKEIIKLAKARGIKAVSVMSFAHHTEKEDGEEIINVESEPQAADIKIMNIAQPGDIAITQDSPLAYVLQGKGVITINSRGFLLDADTARGAMEAASKAKKSRRKKTGKIRIKGPHAFTDEDKNRLLTAVEKAITGSHI
- a CDS encoding glutamyl-tRNA amidotransferase, which produces MSLNEKLSEDLKASMKAKDETKTAVIRQIKTAVMNAEIKLKKEMTDDDIVSVIFSLSKAHNESIESFTKGNRPELAEKEKQELEIIMGYLPKQLTDDELREIVKETITAVNAQSAKEMGKVMGAVMPKVKGRADGTKIGVIVKEFLK
- a CDS encoding 3-methyladenine DNA glycosylase, producing MKAGFYLQNSVSAAKALLGKYLVRRQGAVIMAAKIVETEAYRGKKDPGSHAFKKRTPRNEVMFGPPGRAYVYFCYGNHHLFNIVTEPEGIAAAVLIRAVEPVSGIKEMKKNRNAEGINLTNGPAKFTQAMAIGKEQNKADLMKNEIYVCDGPKEKFSVAAKSRIGIKTGLNLKWRFYIKGNSYVSKP
- a CDS encoding NGG1p interacting factor NIF3 encodes the protein MKLTEIYKAAVETGINNDPRGAAAVNAILKETSKKYSGLSPDRKKYYDTQKLYNPYADSRILHDAGNNIKTVLVGIDMEVPELLLMDRLNEKGMKIDAVIAHHPEGCAMVNFYEVMSMQADIFNSFGVNIAASEALLDKRKKEVGERVSAGNHYRVQDAAKLLNISMMNMHTPADNSVVKYLQKRFDSEKPKKVSDIIDMLMEEPEYKEYAKRGNGPEILVGNKDRSVKKVMVDMTGGTEGPKEIYEKIAAAGVDTIVGMHFSADHKKELEKANLNVVIAGHISSDVVGMNIVLDAIEKKCGKLNVVDSSGFIRFKRK
- a CDS encoding 30S ribosomal protein S21, which gives rise to MAEISIKENESLDDAMKRFKKKVQDAGILQEMKKREYYEPPSVRKKQKMWAASKKRKKKRPIKK